The Aquidulcibacter paucihalophilus genomic interval GGAGTTCGGGGCGACGGCGCGCGCCCTGAGATTCTATGAGGACAAGGGGCTGCTGACCCCGGCCCGCAAGGGGCAGACGCGCGTCTATGACGCCCGCGACCGGGCCCGGCTGAAGCTGATCCTGCGCGGCCGGCGCATCGGCTTCTCCCTGCTCGAGATCCAGGAGATGCTGGATCTGTACGACCACAACAATCACAACGCCCACCAGATGGCCGTCGCCCTGCGCCGCCATCGCGCCCAGATCGCCGCGCTGAAACAGCAACGCGAAGACCTCGACGCCGCCATCGAGACGGCCGAGGAAGCCTGCGCCGTCATGGAGCGGAAACTGGGCGAGTTCCGCCCTGACCTGCTGCCTGGCGCCGAGGAATACGCCGACCTGTTGAAGGCCCGGCTCAACCCTGACCACACCCTCCAGCCCTTCAAAGCGAGAGCGTAATCCCATGGCCTACAAGGCGCCTGTCCGCGACCTGACGTTTGTCCTGAACGAGGTTCTGGAGATCGATCGCTATTCGAACCAGCCCGGTTTCGCCGACGTCTCGTCGGAGCTTGTGGCCCAGATTCTTGAAGAGGGCGCGAAATTCTCTGAGGAGGTCATCGCCCCCCTGAACCGCATCGGCGATCAGGAAGGCTGCAAGTGGGACAACGGCAAGGTCACCGGCCCGACCGGCTGGAAGGAGGCCTACAAGGCCATGGTCGAGGCCGGCTGGCCCGCCCTGTCGGCCCTGCCCGAGCACGGTGGCCAGGGCATGCCTTCGGTCGTGGCCATGGCGTTCGGCCAGTTCACGGCCGCCGCCAGCGCAGCCTTCTCGATGTATCCGGGCCTGACGGCCGGGGCCTACTGGGGCCTGAACGCCAATGGCTCGGATGAGCAGAAGGCGATGTATCTCCCCAAGATGGCCATCGGCGAATGGGGCGGGACCATGAACCTGACCGAGCCGCAGTGCGGCACGGACCTGGGCCTGATCCGCACCAAGGCCGTTCCAAATGGCGACGGCAGCTACAACATCACCGGCCAGAAGATCTGGATCAGCTCGGGCGAGCACGATTTCACCGACAACATCATCCATCTGGTGCTGGCCCGGATCGAGGGCGCGCCGGAGGGGATCAAGGGCATCAGCCTGTTCGTGGTGCCCAAGGTCTTCGTCAATGAGGACGGATCGCTGGGCGAGCGCAACGTCGGCGCGGCCTGCGCCGGCCTCGAGCACAAGATGGGCATCCACGGCAACGCCACCTGCGTCATGGCCTATGAGAACGCCAGGGGCTGGCTTGTCGGACCCGAGAACAAGGGCATGGCCGGCATGTTCGTGATGATGAACGAGGCCCGCCTCGGCACCGGCCTGCAGGGCCTGTCGATCGGCACGGCCGCCTATCAGGCCGCCGTCGAATTCGCCCATGACCGCCTGCAGGGTCGTTCGCTGACCGGGCCGAAGACCCCGGAACTGCCGGCCGACTCCATCATGGTCCACCCGGACGTGCGCCGCATGCTGCTGGAGGCCAAGGCCTTCATCGAGGGCGGCCAGGCCTTCACCCTGTGGACCGCACTTCAGGCCGACCTGCAGCACTCGAGCGATGCCGCCGAGGCGCAGAAGGCCCATGACTATATGGGTCTGATCACCCCGGTGCTGAAAGCCTATCTGACCGACAAGGGCTTCCACGTCGCCTCGCTGGCCATGCAGGTGCACGGCGGCAGCGGCTACACCGAGCATTTCATGGCGTCGCAGTATCTGCGCGATGCGCGCATCACCATGATCTACGAAGGTGCCAACGGCATCCAGGCGCTGGATCTGGTCGGGCGCAAACTGCCGGCCAATGGCGGCCGGGCGATCATGAGCTGGTTCGCCGACATCGACGCCTTCGTGGCCGAGAATGGCGCCGAGGGTCCGATCAAGCCCTTCGTCGACGGCCTGGCCGACGCCAAGAAGAAGCTGCAGGAAGGCACGATGTGGCTGATGCAGAACGGCATGCAGAACCCGGACAATGCCGGTGCCGCGAGCACCGACTATCTGCACGTCTTCGGCCTGACGGCGCTCGCCTATATGTGGGCGCAGATGGCCAAGGCGGCGCAGGCCCAGGTCGACGCCGGGACCAGCGATCCGTTCTACGCCAACAAGCTGATGACCGGCCGCTATTTCGTGGAGCGGATCCTGCCGGACACGGCGGCGCACCTGGCCAAGCTGAAGACCGGCGCGGACGTGCTCATGGCGATGCCGGCCGAGGCGTTCTAGGGCCGCACTGACTATCTCCCTCCCCCGCCCGGGGGAGGGTCGTCGGCCAGGCCGACGGGGTGGGGAGGGCCAGGCAATCCAGCCGCAGCGCCCTCGTCGCCCAGCCCCTCCCACCCGGCCGCTTCGCGGCCACCCTCCCTCGGAGAGGGAGGGAGAAGCTGAGCGTATGCCATGAACGTCCTCAACGTCCCCGAGCCCGATTTCATGCAGGAAGAGGAGATCGTCCTCTTCTCCGACAGCGTCGGCAAATGGATCGACGAGCATGCCTCGCCCGAGGCGGTGCAGTCGTGGCTGGCGAACTCCAGTGTGCCGCGGGAGCTGTGGAACGCGTCCGGCGACGCTGGCCTGCTGGGCCTGTCGATGCCCGAGGAAGACGGCGGCATGGGCGGGGACTACCGGCATGAGGTGGTGCTGATGCGCCAGCTGGGCTGGAAGGGCGCGGATCACTTCGGCATCTCGCTGCACAATGCGATCGTCATGCCCTACATCTGGCACTACGGGACGGCCGAGCAGAAGGCGCGCTGGCTGCCACGGCTGCAGTCGGGCGAACTGGTCGGCGCCATCGCCATGACCGAGCCGGGTGCCGGCTCCGACCTGCAGGGGGTCAAGACCACCGCCATCAAGACCGGAAACCAGTATGTGGTGAACGGCTCCAAGACCTTCATCACCAACGGACAGCTGGCCAATTTCATCATCGTCGTGGCCAAGACCGATCCGGCCGAAGGGGCCAAGGGCACGTCGCTGATCGTGGTCGAAACCGACGGGGCCGAAGGCTTCGAGCGCGGCCGGAACCTGCACAAGATCGGCATGGAGGGGAATGACACCTCCGAACTGTTCTTCAACGATGTGAAGGTCCCCGGCGAGAACATCATCGGCGGCGGCGAGGGCCAGGGCTTCATCCAGCTGATGCAGCAGCTGCCGCAGGAGCGGCTGAACATCGCCATCCAGGGCGTGGCCGCGGCCGAGCGCGGGCTCCAGGAAACCCTCGCCTACGTCAAGGAGCGCAAGGCCTTCGGCAAGCGGGTGATCGACTTCCAGAACACCCAGTTCAAACTGGCCGAGGTGAAGACCAAGCTGACGGTGGCCAAGGTCTTCGTCGACCACTGCATGGGGCTGCACCTCAAGGGTCAGCTCGACGCCGTCACCGCCTCCATGGCCAAATACTGGGTCACCGACATCCAGGGCGAGGTCATCGACGAGATGCTGCAGCTGCACGGCGGCTACGGCTATATGAACGAATACCCGATCGCCCAGCTGTACAAGGACGCGCGGGTGCAGCGGATCTACGGCGGCACCAACGAAATCATGAAGCTCTTGATCGCGCGTACGCTCTGAGAGTTCAGGTCCGGCCCCTTGTCATCCCCGACGAGCGAAGCGAGATCGGGGACGCTGGCCGCACAACCTTGACCTCACCCGGACAACTCGCAAGAGTTGATCCGGGAGGCAGCCATGGCCAAGCGCTTCTATGTCTATATCCTCGCCAGCGGTCCGTGCGGCTGGCTGTACGTCGGCATGACCAACGACCTGATCCGTCGCGTTGGCGAGCACAAGCAGAGTCTGATCCCAGGCCATACCCGTGAGCGGGCGATTGATCGGCTCGTCTGGTATGAAACCCATCAGTACGTGGATCAGGCCATTCTGCGGGAGAAGCGCATCAAGCGATGGCTACGCGCGTGGAAATTCGCCCTGGTCGAGGACCTGAATCCGCGCTGGGCGGACCTGTACGGCGACCTGCTGGCCAATCAGGCCTAGGCCCGGTTCGGCAAGCCGACCGGGCCGGAGATGGTGTTCACCTTACCGTCCCCGATCTCGCTTCGCTCGTCGGGGATGACAAGCTAAACCTGCCCCATGATCCGCCTCCACGTCTCCACACCCCTGTCCGCCGACGCCGCGGTCCTGCCGACGCTCGACCAGTCGCGTTACCTAACCCAGGTGATGCGGTTGAAGCTCGGGGACAGCCTGCTGGCGTTCAACGGGCGTGACGGGGAGTGGCGCTGCGTCATCGCCGAAATCCTCAAGAAGGGCGTGGTGCTGCGGGCGGAGGAACTGGTGCGTCCGCAGGCCATGGGGCCGGACGTGCAGCTGCTGATCGCGGTGGTGAAGAAGTCCGCGCTGGAGTTCGCCGTCGAGAAGGCCACCGAACTGGGGGCGCGACGGGTCGGGCTGGTCGCCACCCACCGGACGCA includes:
- a CDS encoding GIY-YIG nuclease family protein encodes the protein MAKRFYVYILASGPCGWLYVGMTNDLIRRVGEHKQSLIPGHTRERAIDRLVWYETHQYVDQAILREKRIKRWLRAWKFALVEDLNPRWADLYGDLLANQA
- a CDS encoding MerR family DNA-binding transcriptional regulator — protein: MATADDHRTYSIRQLCREFGATARALRFYEDKGLLTPARKGQTRVYDARDRARLKLILRGRRIGFSLLEIQEMLDLYDHNNHNAHQMAVALRRHRAQIAALKQQREDLDAAIETAEEACAVMERKLGEFRPDLLPGAEEYADLLKARLNPDHTLQPFKARA
- a CDS encoding acyl-CoA dehydrogenase C-terminal domain-containing protein, with the protein product MAYKAPVRDLTFVLNEVLEIDRYSNQPGFADVSSELVAQILEEGAKFSEEVIAPLNRIGDQEGCKWDNGKVTGPTGWKEAYKAMVEAGWPALSALPEHGGQGMPSVVAMAFGQFTAAASAAFSMYPGLTAGAYWGLNANGSDEQKAMYLPKMAIGEWGGTMNLTEPQCGTDLGLIRTKAVPNGDGSYNITGQKIWISSGEHDFTDNIIHLVLARIEGAPEGIKGISLFVVPKVFVNEDGSLGERNVGAACAGLEHKMGIHGNATCVMAYENARGWLVGPENKGMAGMFVMMNEARLGTGLQGLSIGTAAYQAAVEFAHDRLQGRSLTGPKTPELPADSIMVHPDVRRMLLEAKAFIEGGQAFTLWTALQADLQHSSDAAEAQKAHDYMGLITPVLKAYLTDKGFHVASLAMQVHGGSGYTEHFMASQYLRDARITMIYEGANGIQALDLVGRKLPANGGRAIMSWFADIDAFVAENGAEGPIKPFVDGLADAKKKLQEGTMWLMQNGMQNPDNAGAASTDYLHVFGLTALAYMWAQMAKAAQAQVDAGTSDPFYANKLMTGRYFVERILPDTAAHLAKLKTGADVLMAMPAEAF
- a CDS encoding acyl-CoA dehydrogenase family protein; amino-acid sequence: MNVLNVPEPDFMQEEEIVLFSDSVGKWIDEHASPEAVQSWLANSSVPRELWNASGDAGLLGLSMPEEDGGMGGDYRHEVVLMRQLGWKGADHFGISLHNAIVMPYIWHYGTAEQKARWLPRLQSGELVGAIAMTEPGAGSDLQGVKTTAIKTGNQYVVNGSKTFITNGQLANFIIVVAKTDPAEGAKGTSLIVVETDGAEGFERGRNLHKIGMEGNDTSELFFNDVKVPGENIIGGGEGQGFIQLMQQLPQERLNIAIQGVAAAERGLQETLAYVKERKAFGKRVIDFQNTQFKLAEVKTKLTVAKVFVDHCMGLHLKGQLDAVTASMAKYWVTDIQGEVIDEMLQLHGGYGYMNEYPIAQLYKDARVQRIYGGTNEIMKLLIARTL